A single genomic interval of Spinacia oleracea cultivar Varoflay chromosome 6, BTI_SOV_V1, whole genome shotgun sequence harbors:
- the LOC130463476 gene encoding uncharacterized protein gives MDLSHKDSKKSKKSQEKATTPQPATTSKFQPSLLNPAHPLQAQSVISPATKNTLIPAQKEFTVEDDDELEIESPAREQPKTPLEQTLQESLSPLSEVFSGEQLKTLSAVMAALSELPASQQPGSVGSLRKTRSAVPQLPVRDLLTALNQENTPEKRKRSDPAETEWPETEQVPTAEYERRAPVLQIARRQTIQPKDSPLCREILEERMERIKIPTGRYDGTTDPEDHCTTFEQHMMLYTDSDAMWCKVFPSTLLGVAASWYKGIEAHSIYSFRQLQTSFLSRFVSKQKRKKSSGELMSFAQRDREPLRDYLTRFNNESITIPNLQQEVAVLALMRGMQECEFKKYLSRKSYTNLGDVLHKANEYIRGDEMMKISNVVVGTGGNVGYNPGYNPQAGKGGNSFHQSNNQQGASQRNQNNRNANPQGQKPRQDRRESRGLFDNYTPLNTPRTAIYNINNKMDGWIRPPPMQSRERNYRARQGNGNNNSVGGNPANSYRPQQQNQQQYPRIEQPYQPPRIEQKQPKTSARAEQRDGGKKPPVYVISGGPVHGGTISGASRSLEEHRHMVNYHNTRVWPNPPSIPVMTFSESDYRGIIFPHDDPLVLTIDIANADVNRVLVDGGSSANIIFWEAFKQLHIPEDELQRVNYPVIGFSGSTVYPEGSIRLPVKIGEGSEMRDLMVDFLIIKVPAAYNVIIGRPFIHDVQAVVSTYHLTMIYMSNLENIELEVGNMDRTVVIGTEMGSDMKVNLISLLREHADIFAFSADEMPGIDPEIMVHRLNADRNVRPVRQKKRNFSTEKMAGIQEEVDKLLAAGFIEPCDYPEWLANVVMVKKSSGSWRMCVDFTNLNRACPKDFYPLPRIDRLVDSTSGHAMLSFLDAFSGYHQVSLHKSDRKKATFITDAGVFCYKAMPFGLKNAGATYQRLVDKVFADQKGRNVEVYVDDSIVKSRKEEDHVSDLRETFETLRKYRMKLNPKKCVFGVRSGKFLGFLVSERGIDANPEKVEAIISLPQPKSVKDIQRLTGKMAALNRFVSKSADKQMPFFTTLRQNKKFKWGPAEQEAFEALKSHLKNLPTIARAKEGGKLQLYISASPKTVAAVLVAETENKGQQPVYFVSHVLNGPETRYTLVEKMAYAVLIAARKLRPYFDAHTIEVLTNFPLEKAISKLDTSGRLLKWAIELSEFDLEFRPRTAIKAQALADFIVEASYQEDEVQAEVWDVSVDGSAAQTGSGAGIIMKSPTGDIFEYAIKFMFNASNNEAEYEAAIAGIQMCLAADAKRVILTTDSQLVASQFSGEYEAKEPSMVKYLEKLRSVSAQLEKFSINLVPRAENTLADALSKLASSNVADLKRTVMMEVMNKRSTESEVIRVMAITTTSEWYDNIQTYIQTGALTADLAEAKKTKRDAVWYIILWGRLYKKSFSLPFLRCLTAFESARLIEEMHEGTCGNHAGGKPLAIICQRQGYYCPTMLEDCRAYVKKCEKCQKFSAVINLPANDLMPILNPIPFAQWGMDIVGPFPMAAGGRKFLIVAVDYFTKWIEAEPVAKITANQVKKFTWKNIITRFGLPQAIVFYHGSKFDCAPIQCFLGLYRVKLAHSSVCHPQSNGQAEAANKQILAALKKKLEDCKGKWADLMPEILWCNRTAIKEATGESPFKLSFGSEAVIPAEMALPTMRIQHYDEERNDQLLRHQLDFMPEISSAAYKSRMSRAYNKKVKHRPLGVGDLVLRRTAATGKGNAQGKLTANWEGPYQIWEEIVPGSYRLMQMDGTALKNSWYASTLRKYYV, from the exons ATGGATCTCTCACATAAAGACagtaaaaaatcaaagaaaagtcaGGAAAAAGCAACAACCCCGCAACCGGCGACAACCTCCAAGTTCCAACCCTCACTTCTAAACCCCGCCCATCCATTACAAGCACAATCAGTTATAAGCCCAGCAACAAAAAACACCTTGATACCGGCACAAAAGGAATTCACAGTGGAGGACGATGACGAGTTAGAAATAGAAAGCCCTGCCAGAGAACAACCGAAAACTCCGCTGGAGCAGACGCTGCAGGAGAGCCTGTCTCCTCTGTCGGAAGTATTCTCGGGAGAGCAATTGAAAACATTGTCAGCAGTGATGGCCGCTTTGTCAGAGCTACCTGCCTCGCAACAGCCAGGTTCAGTCGGCAGTCTAAGAAAGACCAGGTCGGCGGTTCCCCAGCTACCGGTTAGGGATCTCCTAACCGCCCTGAATCAAGAAAACACCCCCGAAAAAAGGAAGCGCTCGGATCCGGCGGAAACAGAATGGCCTGAAACAGAGCAAGTCCCAACCGCGGAATATGAGCGAAGAGCGCCGGTTCTACAGATAGCTAGACGGCAGACAATCCAGCCCAAGGATTCTCCTCTGTGCCGGGAAATCCTAGAAGAAAGGATGGAAAGGATAAAAATCCCGACAGGGAGATACGATGGGACGACGGATCCGGAGGATCACTGCACCACATTCGAACAGCACATGATGCTGTACACAGATTCTGATGCCATGTGGTGCAAAGTATTCCCATCCACGCTCTTAGGAGTTGCAGCAAGCTGGTATAAGGGCATAGAGGCACACTCCATATACAGTTTTCGACAGCTGCAGACGTCGTTTTTGTCACGATTTGTGAGCaaacagaagagaaagaaatcGTCGGGAGAGTTGATGTCGTTCGCTCAAAGAGATAGAGAGCCGTTAAGAGATTATCTCACCCGCTTTAACAACGAATCAATCACTATTCCCAATTTGCAGCAGGAGGTTGCTGTTCTGGCTCTGATGAGGGGAATGCAAGAGTGCGAATTCAAGAAGTACCTCAGCCGGAAGTCGTACACCAATCTGGGTGACGTCCTGCACAAGGCCAATGAGTACATCAGGGGGGATGAAATGATGAAGATCTCCAATGTGGTTGTGGGAACCGGCGGAAATGTCGGGTACAATCCAGGCTACAACCCGCAGGCGGGAAAAGGAGGAAACAGTTTTCATCAGAGCAATAATCAGCAAGGGGCCAGCcagagaaaccagaataacagaAATGCCAATCCACAGGGGCAGAAACCCCGGCAAGACAGAAGGGAGTCCAGAGGACTCTTTGATAACTACACTCCGCTGAACACACCGCGGACGgcaatttataacataaacaaCAAAATGGACGGCTGGATAAGGCCGCCACCAATGCAGAGTAGGGAAAGGAAT TATAGGGCGAGGCAAGGAAATGGTAACAACAACTCGGTGGGGGGAAACCCTGCCAATTCATACCGGCCACAAcagcaaaatcaacaacaataccCTAGAATCGAACAGCCATATCAGCCACCTAGAATCGAGCAAAAACAGCCGAAAACCAGTGCCAGAGCAGAACAGAGGGATGGCGGGAAAAAACCACCCGTGTATGTAATTTCTGGCGGTCCAGTCCACGGAGGGACAATAAGCGGCGCCAGTAGAAGCTTGGAGGAACACAGGCACATGGTAAACTATCATAACACAAGAGTGTGGCCTAACCCACCCAGCATACCAGTGATGACGTTCTCGGAATCGGATTACAGAGGCATCATTTTCCCGCATGATGACCCGCTAGTTCTTACAATTGATATAGCAAATGCCGATGTGAACAGAGTACTGGTAGACGGCGGCAGCTCAGCAAACATCATCTTCTGGGAAGCCTTCAAACAATTGCACATACCAGAGGACGAGCTTCAAAGGGTGAACTACCCAGTAATCGGTTTCTCAGGATCTACAGTTTACCCAGAGGGTAGTATACGGCTGCCGGTGAAAATCGGAGAAGGATCTGAAATGCGAGATCTCATGGTGGATTTCCTAATCATTAAAGTACCAGCGGCCTACAATGTGATCATCGGTCGCCCATTCATACATGACGTGCAGGCGGTAGTCTCCACCTATCACTTGACAATGATATATATGTCGAACCTGGAAAATATCGAGCTGGAGGTTGGAAACATGGATAGAACAGTCGTGATCGGTACAGAAATGGGGAGTGACATGAAGGTCAACCTCATAAGCTTGCTGAGGGAGCACGCGGACATCTTCGCATTCTCGGCGGATGAGATGCCTGGTATCGATCCAGAGATAATGGTCCACCGGTTAAACGCCGACAGAAATGTTAGGCCTGTACGGCAGAAAAAACGTAATTTCTCCACGGAAAAAATGGCAGGAATACAAGAAGAGGTGGATAAACTGCTGGCGGCTGGTTTTATTGAGCCATGTGACTACCCTGAATGGTTGGCAAACGTAGTAATGGTAAAAAAGTCAAGTGGGTCAtggagaatgtgcgtagatttcaccaACCTTAACAGGGCATGTCCGAAAGATTTCTACCCACTACCACGGATTGATAGGCTGGTAGACTCTACTAGCGGCCATGCAATGCTCAGTTTCCTAGATGCTTTCTCAGGGTATCATCAGGTCAGCCTGCATAAATCAGACAGGAAGAAGGCGACCTTTATCACGGATGCAGGAGTTTTCTGTTATAAGGCGATGCCATTCGGGTTGAAAAATGCAGGGGCAACGTATCAAAGGCTGGTCGACAAGGTGTTTGCCGACCAAAAAGGCAGAAACGTGGAGGTCTATGTAGATGACTCTATCGTAAAAAGCCGGAAGGAGGAGGATCATGTTAGCGACCTCCGAGAAACTTTTGAAACTTTGAGAAAATACAGGatgaaattaaacccaaaaaaatgcgtcttcggagtAAGGTCGGGAAAATTCCTGGGTTTCTTGGTCAGCGAGCGTGGCATAGACGCTAACCCTGAAAAAGTAGAAGCAATCATCAGTCTGCCGCAACCCAAAAGCGTAAAAGATATACAGCGGTTGACAGGAAAAATGGCCGCCTTAAACAGATTTGTGAGCAAGTCGGCAGATAAGCAAATGCCCTTCTTCACAACCTTGAGGCAAAACAAGAAGTTCAAATGGGGGCCGGCAGAGCAAGAGGCTTTTGAAGCTCTAAAAAGTCACCTAAAGAACCTGCCAACAATAGCAAGAGCAAAAGAGGGCGGCAAATTACAATTGTACATATCGGCGTCGCCAAAAACAGTTGCAGCAGTACTGGTAGCTGAAACAGAAAACAAAGGGCAGCAGCCGGTATATTTTGTGAGCCATGTTCTAAACGGCCCAGAAACAAGATACACGTTGGTGGAAAAAATGGCATATGCAGTCCTCATCGCGGCTAGAAAGTTAAGACCATACTTTGATGCGCATACAATCGAAGTGCTAACAAACTTTCCTCTCGAAAAAGCCATCAGCAAGCTAGATACATCAGGCCGGTTGCTAAAATGGGCAATAGAGTTGTCCGAGTTTGACTTGGAATTCCGGCCAAGAACTGCAATCAAAGCCCAGGCATTGGCGGACTTCATAGTTGAAGCGTCATACCAAGAAGATGAAGTACAAGCTGAAGTATGGGATGTGTCAGTGGATGGTTCAGCTGCACAGACAGGCAGTGGGGCTGGAATAATCATGAAATCGCCAACAGGAGACATTTTTGAGTATGCTATAAAGTTTATGTTCAACGCGTCAAATAACGAGGCAGAATACGAGGCAGCAATTGCCGGCATCCAAATGTGCCTCGCAGCAGATGCCAAAAGAGTAATACTGACAACAGACTCCCAGCTGGTAGCAAGTCAATTCAGCGGAGAATATGAGGCCAAAGAACCTTCAATGGTCAAATACCTGGAGAAGTTGAGGTCAGTGTCGGCTCAGCTAGAGAAATTCAGCATTAATCTGGTACCCCGAGCAGAAAACACACTGGCAGACGCACTATCAAAGttagcaagttcaaatgtcGCCGACTTGAAAAGAACAGTCATGATGGAAGTCATGAATAAGCGAAGTACGGAGTCGGAGGTAATACGGGTCATGGCCATCACAACTACCTCAGAATGGTACGATAATATCCAAACATACATACAGACTGGAGCCCTAACAGCAGATTTGGCAGAAGCCAAAAAGACAAAAAGGGACGCGGTTTGGTACATCATCCTGTGGGGACGGTTGTACAAAAAGTCATTTAGCCTGCCATTCTTAAGGTGCCTGACAGCATTCGAGTCAGCAAGGCTGATCGAAGAGATGCACGAAGGAACATGTGGGAACCATGCCGGTGGAAAACCCCTTGCCATCATCTGTCAAAGGCAAGGCTATTACTGTCCAACAATGTTAGAAGATTGTCGAGCTTATGTAAAAAAGTGCGAGAAATGTCAAAAGTTTTCAGCTGTGATAAACTTGCCAGCCAATGATTTGATGCCCATTCTGAACCCAATCCCATTCGCACaatggggaatggatattgTTGGACCATTCCCAATGGCGGCTGGAGGGCGCAAGTTCTTAATAGTAGCAGTggactacttcaccaagtggatagaagcagagcCGGTAGCAAAAATAACGGCAAACCAGGTGAAAAAGTTCACatggaaaaatataataacaagatTCGGGCTGCCGCAGGCAATAGTTTTTTATCATGGATCAAAGTTTGATTGTGCACCCATACAATGCTTCCTGGGATTATACAGAGTAAAGTTAGCTCACTCGTCAGTATGTCACCCACAGAGCAATGGACAAGCAGAGGCGGCGAATAAGCAAATCCTGGCTGCACTGAAAAAGAAGCTAGAAGACTGTAAAGGCAAATGGGCAGATCTTATGCCAGAAATTCTGTGGTGCAACAGAACTGCTATCAAGGAGGCTACCGGCGAGAGTCCATTTAAGTTAAGCTTCGGGTCTGAGGCTGTCATACCGGCAGAAATGGCTCTGCCAACCATGCGAATCCAGCATTACGATGAGGAGAGAAACGATCAGCTGCTGCGACATCAGTTGGATTTCATGCCAGAAATCAGTTCGGCAGCATACAAAAGCAGAATGAGCAGagcatacaacaagaaagtgaaACACCGGCCTCTAGGAGTAGGAGACCTGGTACTGCGGAGAACGGCGGCAACAGGAAAAGGAAATGCTCAAGGAAAACTGACAGccaattgggaaggaccataccagaTATGGGAGGAAATTGTTCCTGGATCATACCGGTTAATGCAAATGGATGGTACCGCGCTCAAAAACTCCTGGTACGCCAGTACTCTGAGAAAGTACTATGTTTGA